In Paenibacillus sp. G2S3, a single window of DNA contains:
- a CDS encoding N-acetylmuramoyl-L-alanine amidase yields MLSRSTDVFLELKERTNLANKAGADILVSIHSNAGGGSGGFETYRYTKASTASVALQNVLHTENMDTLNKVAVGVINRGKKVDILHMVRESNMPAVLTENLFLDVATDAAKLKKDVVIQAIIDGHVIGMVEALLIHRHEL; encoded by the coding sequence TTGCTATCCCGTAGCACTGATGTATTTCTGGAATTAAAAGAGCGTACAAATCTAGCCAACAAAGCAGGCGCTGATATCCTGGTTTCAATCCATAGTAACGCTGGGGGTGGCTCTGGCGGTTTTGAGACGTATAGATATACAAAAGCCTCAACCGCATCGGTAGCACTGCAAAACGTCCTGCACACAGAAAATATGGATACGCTCAATAAGGTTGCTGTTGGTGTGATAAATCGGGGTAAGAAGGTAGATATTCTGCACATGGTACGAGAGAGCAACATGCCAGCAGTGCTAACGGAAAATTTATTTTTGGATGTGGCCACTGACGCTGCCAAACTTAAAAAAGATGTGGTTATCCAAGCAATCATTGATGGTCATGTAATCGGGATGGTAGAGGCACTACTTATACACCGACACGAGCTGTAG
- a CDS encoding extracellular solute-binding protein produces the protein MNHINNNKRLWRRWLSFGLCAALLLPLISDGWNTVWAEASKAPVEQRVLRIGSLWSGEDDSFFRQQFTDMYELQHPEIKLEIIPAIDTNDLRYNNTSSDASSDNLENIRAIMGGDKPVDVIVGDSALVKSLVDHNLVQSLEPLIARDQYDLSNMAPTMLNGVRELGRGSLYALAPIFSSSALFYNKGIFDAAGVGYPTDKMTWNELFTLADKVTKKSSNKETRIYGFSMNRYLSDPFWDMQSYVAPLELTMYDNKGQHMTVNTAQWNQAWTTYSQLVKKQIVPELNGLDFAGTEGNTYSPIQGDLFLTGKAAMVVGEYGYLNELAGVARNAAKIKNYSPIKWGVVTVPTFQEKPDVAIGTWLGNMMAINSMATNKEDAWDLIKFVNSNEVAKIKAHNKSELTSRKDYITAQTPSVNLEAFYTLKPLPATDPLLINLQMQKPGISRISDVGRQLFIDVYQGKKTVENALKAWEKQGNTMLDTLEKDPTVYFDSIGE, from the coding sequence ATGAATCATATAAACAACAATAAACGGCTGTGGCGCCGCTGGTTAAGCTTTGGGTTGTGCGCTGCGCTGTTACTACCACTAATATCAGATGGGTGGAATACGGTTTGGGCTGAGGCTTCTAAAGCTCCAGTGGAGCAACGTGTATTGCGTATTGGGAGTCTATGGTCTGGAGAGGACGATTCGTTTTTTCGTCAGCAGTTTACGGATATGTATGAATTGCAGCATCCAGAAATCAAATTGGAGATCATTCCGGCTATAGATACGAATGACCTTCGGTACAATAACACCTCCTCAGACGCAAGTTCTGATAATTTGGAAAATATCCGAGCGATTATGGGCGGGGATAAGCCTGTTGATGTGATCGTCGGTGATAGCGCATTAGTGAAGAGTTTGGTGGATCATAATCTTGTTCAATCGCTGGAGCCGCTTATAGCGCGTGATCAGTATGATTTAAGCAATATGGCGCCTACAATGCTGAATGGAGTTCGTGAGCTGGGTAGAGGAAGTCTTTATGCGTTGGCGCCGATCTTCTCGTCTAGTGCGCTTTTTTATAACAAGGGAATCTTTGATGCTGCTGGTGTGGGCTATCCGACGGATAAGATGACTTGGAATGAACTGTTTACGCTGGCAGATAAGGTGACGAAGAAGTCATCTAATAAAGAAACTCGGATATACGGGTTCTCAATGAACCGTTACTTAAGTGATCCATTTTGGGATATGCAGAGCTATGTCGCACCACTAGAACTTACGATGTACGATAATAAGGGTCAGCACATGACTGTAAATACTGCACAGTGGAATCAGGCTTGGACTACTTACAGCCAGTTGGTTAAGAAACAAATTGTACCTGAGTTAAATGGGCTGGATTTTGCAGGAACAGAAGGGAATACCTACAGTCCAATCCAAGGCGATCTGTTCCTCACAGGAAAAGCAGCAATGGTCGTTGGAGAATATGGTTATCTCAATGAACTGGCGGGAGTGGCCCGTAATGCTGCTAAGATCAAAAATTACAGTCCCATCAAATGGGGCGTGGTTACTGTACCTACCTTTCAGGAAAAACCGGATGTTGCCATTGGAACATGGCTTGGTAATATGATGGCTATTAATTCTATGGCTACTAATAAGGAAGATGCCTGGGATTTGATTAAGTTCGTCAACAGTAATGAGGTTGCGAAAATTAAAGCCCATAACAAGAGTGAACTGACTTCCCGTAAGGATTATATTACCGCTCAAACCCCTTCTGTAAATTTGGAAGCTTTTTATACGCTTAAGCCTTTACCTGCAACGGATCCTTTATTGATCAATTTACAGATGCAGAAGCCTGGGATTAGCCGAATTAGCGATGTTGGACGTCAACTATTCATTGATGTTTATCAGGGTAAGAAAACCGTCGAGAATGCACTCAAAGCTTGGGAGAAGCAAGGGAATACCATGCTGGATACACTTGAAAAAGATCCCACGGTCTATTTCGACTCGATCGGTGAATGA